One window of the Archangium primigenium genome contains the following:
- a CDS encoding ADYC domain-containing protein: MRFDPTPSLLVGALMLSACAGSTLPEEEAELAVLANPLAAENGGDLNGGDLNGGDLNSGDLSNFITSVSYNPARKGSAPVELVSLQGTTFYGYLKYDHDDYEIIRDRDFIGVEFQGNLGTGGTVRMRITGMNAAPAPNTDLKLYSLEYRDATNLWKPACRDAKGTVVQAIPVPGVWNYQQDVPGGGSKYSDPERFTFACLGGAIAKCTLWGYRPWASYNGTPLESYHQACTRLVRADYCGTGKAFTVAGNRINFYDTLGIQQDTEAWNFEAAWDVNGARCFYALNRTHSELPCFSSRQDLLCGLNLGSSSLGVLLRNETPGTLGIDPGKTAGN; this comes from the coding sequence ATGCGTTTTGACCCGACCCCGTCCTTGCTTGTTGGCGCCCTCATGCTGTCCGCGTGCGCCGGATCCACCCTCCCCGAGGAGGAGGCCGAACTGGCCGTGCTCGCCAACCCCCTGGCGGCGGAGAACGGCGGGGATCTCAACGGCGGCGACCTCAACGGCGGCGACCTCAACAGCGGGGACCTGTCCAACTTCATCACCAGCGTGAGCTACAACCCGGCGCGCAAGGGCAGTGCCCCCGTGGAGCTCGTGTCGCTCCAGGGCACCACCTTCTACGGCTACCTGAAGTACGACCACGACGACTACGAGATCATCCGGGACCGGGACTTCATCGGCGTGGAGTTCCAGGGCAACCTGGGCACGGGTGGCACCGTGCGCATGCGCATCACCGGGATGAACGCGGCGCCGGCGCCCAACACGGACCTCAAGCTCTACAGCCTCGAGTACCGCGACGCGACCAACCTGTGGAAGCCGGCCTGCCGTGACGCCAAGGGCACCGTGGTCCAGGCGATTCCGGTGCCGGGCGTGTGGAACTACCAGCAGGACGTGCCGGGCGGCGGCTCCAAGTACAGCGACCCGGAGCGCTTCACCTTCGCGTGTCTGGGCGGCGCCATCGCCAAGTGCACGCTCTGGGGCTACCGGCCGTGGGCGAGCTACAACGGCACGCCCCTCGAGTCGTACCACCAGGCCTGCACGCGCCTGGTGCGCGCCGACTATTGCGGCACCGGCAAGGCGTTCACCGTCGCGGGCAACCGCATCAACTTCTACGACACGCTCGGCATCCAGCAGGACACCGAGGCGTGGAACTTCGAGGCGGCGTGGGACGTGAACGGCGCCCGCTGCTTCTACGCCCTCAACCGCACCCACTCCGAGCTGCCCTGCTTCAGCAGCCGGCAGGATCTGCTGTGTGGCTTGAACCTGGGCTCCAGCTCGCTGGGCGTGCTGCTGCGCAACGAGACGCCGGGCACGCTGGGCATCGATCCGGGCAAGACGGCGGGCAACTAA
- a CDS encoding protein kinase domain-containing protein: MRPIGQGRTGHVYLAQDTLLERPVAVKFIPVLDADALPRFLTEARAAARIQHPNVATLYRAGQFEGHPYLVSEYIRGTSLDRLARPQPWQRVLEIGVGLARGLAAAHRRNVLHRDIKPGNAILEDTGTVKLLDFGLAKLLDVPVALTEGTGSADGAGLSEELASPGALELPSLTPGTLVGTPYFMSPEAWAAQPSTVRADLFSLGAVLYELAAGRGPFRHVPPRSLARVVQEQQARPLAEVRPDVDARLAAVVDRCLRRDPLERFASADALLEALEDVRASEHLLEIPEGNPYRGLHAFQEQHRALFFGRQREVRAVVERLRANPFVLVTGDSGVGKSSLCLAGVIPRVVEGALEDGFSWRSARMVPGRRPLATLASVLAPHFPIAEARLAQLAHEEPTALVRALRAQGCGEQTRQGLLLHVDQLEELVTLSEPGEALLMAEFLAQLASGLPGMRLLATVRSDFLTRLGVLPGLGEALSRALYLLRPLGREEIREVITGPVRLKGARFESEALITALVDSTLSAEGGLPLLQFTLAELWEARDVARGLLSAASLEALGGVNGALARYADGIIAQLLPDQRVAARRLLMRLVTVDNTRARRSEAELLGREPAAPAALEALIRARLVVARRSEEGSSFDIAHEALLTGWPTLAQWLAEAQEARLFLARLEQASAEWERLGRAREALWGARQLAELQAHPDEVLSEREQRFLEASRLALRRGRLIARTLGVGFIASLALVYAGVRVNAWHTLERQVTARLEEARAQGEQARQRREALERSRTETLALFDAGRFAEANPRWSQTLRLQREADLALGQVGDTLERALMLDPTRAEVREAFAQVLAERAELAERAFRTEDRDELLQRLRLHDTRGTWLARWTTPMRLRVHTEPEGATVSLARYDTVDDQRVLSPVRELGPAPVEAPPLERGTWMLEARAPGRVPVRYPLRAEPGTELTLDLFLPEVERVPEGFVYVPAGAFLFGTAADENVRQFFNTTPLHTLHTGPFLIARTEVTYGEYLRWLEALPAAERALRSPHGASATSVNAEVALTRSPQGRWRLRIMPNVVAYEADEGQPIRYTQRPREVAQDWRRMPVGAINFEDAKAYTAWLASTGQVPGARLCSELEWERAARGADAREFPQGDVLLPTQANFDETYGKVGANFGPDEVGRHPESRSPFGLEDMAGNVFEWVDSALESGRPVARSGSYYYASSTARIPNRETPEPNFRDLSVGLRVCASAPLPVK, translated from the coding sequence GTGCGTCCCATCGGACAGGGGCGCACGGGCCACGTCTACCTCGCCCAGGACACGCTGCTCGAGCGCCCGGTCGCGGTGAAGTTCATCCCGGTGCTCGACGCGGACGCCCTGCCGCGCTTCCTCACCGAGGCCCGCGCCGCCGCGCGCATCCAGCACCCCAACGTCGCCACGCTCTACCGGGCGGGCCAGTTCGAGGGGCACCCCTACCTCGTCTCCGAGTACATCCGGGGCACGAGCCTGGATCGGCTCGCCCGGCCCCAGCCCTGGCAACGTGTGCTGGAGATTGGCGTGGGCCTGGCGCGGGGGCTCGCCGCCGCCCACCGGCGCAACGTCCTGCACCGCGACATCAAGCCCGGCAACGCCATCCTCGAGGACACCGGCACGGTGAAGCTCCTGGACTTCGGGCTGGCCAAGCTGCTCGACGTGCCGGTGGCGCTCACCGAGGGCACGGGGAGCGCGGACGGGGCGGGGCTCTCCGAGGAGCTCGCGTCCCCCGGAGCCCTGGAGCTGCCCTCGCTCACCCCTGGCACCCTCGTGGGCACGCCCTACTTCATGTCCCCGGAGGCCTGGGCGGCGCAGCCCTCCACGGTGCGCGCGGATCTCTTCTCCCTGGGGGCGGTGCTCTACGAGCTGGCCGCCGGACGGGGTCCCTTCCGCCACGTGCCCCCGCGCTCGCTGGCGCGCGTCGTCCAGGAGCAGCAGGCGCGCCCCCTGGCCGAGGTCCGTCCGGACGTGGACGCGCGGCTGGCGGCGGTGGTGGACCGGTGCCTGCGGCGGGATCCCCTCGAGCGCTTCGCCTCCGCGGACGCGCTGCTGGAGGCGCTGGAGGACGTGCGCGCCAGCGAGCACCTGCTGGAGATCCCCGAGGGCAATCCCTACCGGGGACTCCATGCCTTCCAGGAGCAGCACCGGGCGCTCTTCTTCGGCCGCCAGCGGGAGGTGCGCGCCGTGGTGGAGCGCCTGCGCGCCAACCCCTTCGTGCTCGTCACCGGCGACTCCGGCGTGGGCAAGTCCTCGCTGTGTCTGGCGGGCGTCATCCCCCGGGTGGTGGAGGGCGCGCTGGAGGATGGCTTCTCCTGGCGCTCGGCGCGGATGGTGCCCGGCCGCCGTCCGCTGGCCACCCTGGCCTCGGTGCTCGCCCCGCACTTCCCCATCGCGGAGGCGCGGCTCGCGCAGCTCGCGCACGAGGAGCCCACCGCGCTGGTGCGGGCCCTGCGCGCCCAGGGTTGTGGGGAGCAGACCCGCCAGGGCCTGCTGCTGCACGTGGACCAGCTCGAGGAGCTCGTCACCCTGAGCGAGCCGGGGGAAGCGCTGCTCATGGCGGAGTTCCTCGCGCAGCTCGCCTCGGGACTGCCGGGCATGCGCCTGTTGGCCACGGTCCGCAGTGACTTCCTCACCCGGCTCGGGGTGCTGCCCGGACTGGGCGAGGCGCTCTCGCGCGCCCTCTACCTGCTGCGCCCCCTGGGCCGGGAGGAGATCCGCGAGGTCATCACCGGTCCGGTGCGCCTCAAGGGCGCGCGCTTCGAGTCCGAGGCCCTCATCACCGCGCTGGTGGACTCCACGCTGAGCGCCGAGGGCGGACTGCCGCTGCTGCAGTTCACCCTGGCGGAGCTGTGGGAGGCGCGCGACGTGGCGCGGGGCTTGTTGTCCGCGGCGTCCCTGGAGGCCCTCGGCGGCGTCAACGGCGCGCTCGCGCGCTACGCGGACGGCATCATCGCCCAGCTCCTGCCGGACCAACGCGTGGCGGCCCGGCGGCTGCTCATGCGGCTCGTCACGGTGGACAACACGCGGGCGCGCCGCTCGGAGGCCGAGCTGCTGGGCCGGGAGCCCGCCGCGCCCGCGGCCCTGGAGGCGCTCATCCGCGCGCGGCTGGTGGTGGCCCGCCGCTCCGAGGAGGGCTCCTCCTTCGACATCGCCCACGAGGCGCTGCTCACCGGTTGGCCCACGCTCGCCCAGTGGCTGGCGGAGGCCCAGGAGGCGCGCCTGTTCCTCGCCCGGCTCGAGCAGGCGTCGGCCGAATGGGAGCGTCTGGGCCGCGCGCGCGAGGCGCTGTGGGGCGCCCGGCAACTGGCGGAGCTCCAGGCCCACCCGGACGAGGTGCTCTCCGAGCGGGAGCAGCGCTTCCTGGAGGCCTCGCGTCTGGCCCTGCGCCGGGGTCGGTTGATCGCGCGGACGCTCGGCGTGGGGTTCATCGCGTCGCTGGCGCTGGTGTACGCGGGCGTGCGGGTGAATGCCTGGCACACGCTGGAGCGCCAGGTGACGGCGCGCCTGGAGGAGGCCCGGGCCCAGGGGGAGCAGGCGCGGCAGCGGCGCGAGGCGTTGGAGCGCTCGCGCACGGAGACGCTCGCGCTCTTCGACGCCGGCCGGTTCGCGGAGGCCAATCCGCGCTGGAGCCAGACGCTGCGGCTGCAGCGCGAAGCGGATCTGGCCCTGGGGCAGGTGGGGGACACCCTGGAGCGGGCGCTCATGTTGGATCCCACCCGCGCGGAGGTGCGCGAGGCCTTCGCCCAGGTGCTGGCCGAGCGCGCGGAGCTGGCCGAGCGGGCCTTCCGCACCGAGGACCGGGACGAGTTGTTGCAGCGCCTGCGCCTGCATGACACCCGGGGAACCTGGCTGGCGCGCTGGACCACGCCCATGCGCCTGCGGGTGCACACCGAGCCCGAGGGGGCCACCGTGTCCCTGGCCCGCTACGACACCGTGGACGACCAGCGTGTCCTGTCCCCGGTCCGCGAGCTGGGGCCGGCCCCCGTGGAGGCACCGCCGCTGGAGCGGGGCACGTGGATGCTGGAGGCGCGCGCGCCGGGCCGTGTCCCCGTGCGCTACCCCCTGCGGGCCGAGCCCGGCACCGAGCTCACCCTGGACCTCTTCCTGCCCGAGGTGGAGCGTGTCCCCGAGGGCTTCGTCTACGTGCCGGCCGGCGCCTTCCTCTTCGGGACGGCGGCGGACGAGAACGTCCGCCAGTTCTTCAACACCACGCCCCTGCACACGCTGCACACCGGCCCCTTCCTCATCGCGCGCACCGAGGTGACGTATGGCGAGTACCTGCGCTGGCTGGAGGCCCTGCCCGCCGCGGAGCGGGCCCTGCGCTCGCCGCATGGGGCCTCGGCCACGTCGGTGAACGCGGAGGTGGCGCTCACGCGCTCGCCCCAGGGGCGCTGGCGCCTGCGCATCATGCCCAACGTGGTCGCCTACGAGGCCGACGAGGGGCAGCCCATCCGCTACACCCAGCGTCCCCGCGAGGTGGCGCAGGACTGGCGGCGCATGCCCGTGGGCGCCATCAACTTCGAGGACGCCAAGGCCTACACGGCGTGGCTGGCGAGCACGGGCCAGGTCCCCGGCGCCCGGTTGTGCTCGGAGCTGGAGTGGGAGCGCGCCGCCCGGGGCGCCGACGCGCGCGAGTTCCCCCAAGGCGACGTGCTGCTGCCCACCCAGGCCAACTTCGACGAGACCTACGGCAAGGTGGGCGCCAACTTCGGTCCGGACGAGGTGGGCCGCCACCCCGAGTCCCGGAGCCCCTTCGGGCTGGAGGACATGGCCGGCAACGTCTTCGAGTGGGTGGACTCCGCCCTGGAGTCGGGCCGTCCGGTGGCGCGCAGCGGCAGCTACTACTACGCCTCCAGCACCGCCCGCATCCCCAACCGGGAGACCCCCGAGCCCAACTTCCGCGACCTCAGCGTGGGCCTGCGCGTGTGCGCGTCGGCTCCGCTGCCCGTGAAGTGA
- a CDS encoding response regulator: MDPGQKSSPPDDAVASALPEGRKVLVVDDYEDAREMYAEYLEFLGYEVETASNGQEAVERARESHPDVILMDLSLPVLSGWDATQQLKTDASTRDIPVMALTGHVFASSSEKAREVGCDAFVTKPALPDTVADQIQALLRKTGSKPPSR, translated from the coding sequence ATGGACCCCGGTCAGAAATCATCCCCGCCCGATGACGCAGTGGCGTCCGCCCTTCCCGAGGGACGCAAGGTGCTCGTGGTGGACGACTACGAGGACGCGCGGGAGATGTACGCCGAGTACCTCGAGTTCCTGGGCTACGAGGTGGAGACCGCGAGCAATGGGCAGGAGGCCGTCGAACGGGCCCGCGAGTCCCATCCGGACGTCATCCTCATGGACCTGTCGCTGCCCGTGCTCAGCGGGTGGGACGCCACCCAGCAGCTCAAGACCGATGCGTCGACGCGCGACATCCCCGTGATGGCGCTCACCGGCCACGTCTTCGCGTCCTCCTCGGAGAAGGCCCGGGAGGTGGGGTGTGATGCCTTCGTCACCAAGCCCGCGCTCCCCGACACGGTCGCCGATCAGATCCAGGCCTTGCTGCGCAAGACGGGAAGCAAGCCGCCCTCCCGGTGA
- a CDS encoding GH1 family beta-glucosidase, with translation MTTVHFPKGFLWGTATSSYQIEGAAQEDGRGESIWDRFSKTPGKVEDGTNGDVACDHYHRYRDDVALMKRLGMQAYRFSVAWPRVLPTGRGRVNPAGLDFYKRLVDALLEAGIEPFVTLYHWDLPQVLQDEGGWTQRSTAEAFTEYADVVARALGDRVKNWITHNEPWCTSLLSHEKGIHAPGLKDFRAALLASHHVLLSHGWAVPVIRAASPGAQVGITLNFSPAEAASPSAADYDAFRHYDGYFNRWFLDPLYGRHYPADMVADYVRAGHLPPEGLATLVRPGDLEAIAAPCDFLGVNYYNRAVIRSDRVPESENLPRTVHLAPPSEWTEMGWEVHADSLRRILTRLHLVYAPARLYVTENGASFSVGPDAEGRVRDDRRLAYLREHFLAARKAMEAGAPLAGYFVWSFLDNFEWDRGYSQRFGIVWVDYKTQQRIPKDSALWYRDVIAANAVEG, from the coding sequence ATGACGACCGTGCACTTCCCGAAGGGGTTCCTCTGGGGCACCGCCACGTCGTCCTACCAGATCGAGGGCGCCGCCCAGGAGGACGGGCGCGGCGAGTCCATCTGGGATCGCTTCTCCAAGACGCCGGGCAAGGTGGAGGACGGGACGAACGGCGACGTGGCGTGTGACCACTACCACCGCTACCGCGACGACGTGGCGTTGATGAAGCGGCTGGGCATGCAGGCCTACCGCTTCTCCGTGGCGTGGCCGCGGGTGCTGCCCACCGGACGGGGCCGGGTGAACCCCGCGGGGCTCGACTTCTACAAGCGCCTGGTGGACGCGCTGCTCGAGGCGGGCATCGAGCCCTTCGTGACGCTCTACCATTGGGACCTGCCGCAGGTGCTGCAGGACGAGGGCGGGTGGACCCAACGCTCCACCGCGGAGGCCTTCACCGAATACGCGGACGTGGTGGCGCGCGCGCTGGGCGACCGGGTGAAGAACTGGATCACCCACAACGAGCCCTGGTGCACGAGCCTGCTCAGCCACGAGAAGGGCATCCACGCGCCCGGCCTCAAGGACTTCCGCGCGGCGCTCCTGGCGAGCCACCACGTGCTGCTGTCCCACGGGTGGGCCGTGCCGGTCATCCGCGCCGCGAGCCCGGGGGCCCAGGTGGGCATCACGCTCAACTTCTCGCCCGCCGAGGCCGCCTCCCCGAGCGCCGCCGATTACGACGCGTTCCGGCACTACGACGGCTACTTCAACCGCTGGTTCCTGGATCCGCTGTACGGGCGGCACTACCCGGCGGACATGGTCGCCGACTACGTCCGGGCCGGACACCTGCCCCCCGAGGGGCTCGCCACCCTGGTCCGTCCGGGAGACCTCGAGGCCATCGCGGCGCCGTGCGACTTCCTCGGCGTCAACTACTACAACCGCGCCGTCATCCGCAGTGACCGGGTGCCCGAGTCGGAGAACCTGCCGCGCACCGTGCACCTCGCGCCCCCGTCCGAGTGGACCGAGATGGGGTGGGAGGTCCATGCCGACAGCCTCCGGCGCATCCTCACGCGCCTGCACCTCGTCTACGCGCCGGCCAGGCTGTACGTGACGGAGAACGGGGCGAGCTTCTCCGTGGGGCCGGATGCGGAGGGGCGGGTGCGTGACGACCGGCGGCTCGCCTACCTGCGCGAGCACTTCCTCGCCGCCCGGAAGGCCATGGAGGCCGGCGCGCCCCTGGCCGGGTACTTCGTCTGGTCCTTCCTGGACAACTTCGAGTGGGATCGCGGCTACTCCCAGCGCTTTGGCATTGTGTGGGTGGACTACAAAACCCAGCAGCGCATCCCCAAGGACAGCGCCCTCTGGTACCGCGACGTCATCGCGGCCAACGCGGTCGAGGGTTGA
- a CDS encoding ABC transporter ATP-binding protein yields MTIRDSERPPLLEARGLTKFFHVGQGFKPKQLRALNDVSFTLGERQVIALVGESGSGKSTIARLIARLMPLSDGKILFRGRDILTEEPREASRDYRSHVQMIFQDPFGSLNPVHTLGYHLERPLLLHGKAKTDAELRERVHALLSTVELHPAAEVAEKFPHQLSGGQRQRVAIARALAPEPSIILADEPISMLDVSIRVGVLNLMQRLKEERGISYLYITHDLASARYFADRTMVLYAGQLVESAPSEELMQRPAHPYTQLLLSAVPDPGGSIMSELKARPGAPVLVDPPPGCPFAARCPSVMPACRERMPGATHLDDSRWVRCHLYGEGGTAAAPKAEA; encoded by the coding sequence ATGACGATCCGCGACTCGGAGCGCCCGCCGCTCCTCGAGGCCAGGGGCCTCACCAAGTTCTTCCACGTGGGCCAGGGCTTCAAGCCCAAGCAGCTGCGCGCCCTCAACGACGTGTCCTTCACCCTCGGCGAGCGGCAGGTCATCGCGCTGGTGGGCGAGTCGGGCAGTGGCAAGAGCACCATCGCGCGGCTGATCGCGCGGCTCATGCCCCTGTCAGACGGGAAGATCCTCTTCCGGGGCCGGGACATCCTCACGGAGGAGCCGCGCGAGGCCTCGCGCGACTACCGCTCCCACGTGCAGATGATCTTCCAGGACCCGTTCGGCTCGCTCAACCCGGTCCACACGCTCGGCTACCACCTGGAGCGGCCCCTGCTGCTGCACGGCAAGGCCAAGACGGACGCGGAGCTGCGCGAGCGCGTGCACGCGCTGCTGTCCACGGTGGAGCTGCACCCGGCGGCGGAGGTCGCGGAGAAGTTCCCGCACCAGCTCTCGGGCGGTCAGCGCCAGCGCGTGGCCATCGCCCGCGCGCTCGCGCCCGAGCCCTCCATCATCCTGGCCGACGAGCCCATCTCCATGCTCGACGTGTCCATCCGCGTGGGCGTGCTCAACCTGATGCAGCGCCTCAAGGAGGAGCGGGGCATCTCCTACCTGTACATCACGCATGACCTCGCCAGCGCGCGCTACTTCGCGGACCGGACGATGGTGCTCTACGCGGGGCAACTGGTGGAGAGCGCGCCGAGCGAGGAGCTGATGCAGCGCCCCGCGCACCCCTACACGCAGCTGCTGCTCTCCGCGGTGCCGGACCCGGGCGGCTCCATCATGAGCGAGCTGAAGGCCCGGCCCGGCGCGCCCGTGCTGGTGGATCCGCCGCCGGGCTGTCCGTTCGCCGCGCGCTGCCCGAGCGTCATGCCGGCCTGCCGGGAGCGCATGCCGGGCGCGACGCATCTGGACGATTCGCGCTGGGTGCGCTGCCACCTCTATGGCGAGGGGGGCACGGCCGCCGCCCCGAAAGCCGAGGCTTGA
- a CDS encoding ABC transporter ATP-binding protein: MSDNKTAVQPLLSVRDLRVEYMTPAGPVCAVDGVSFDIGRGEVLGLAGESGSGKSTAAQALLRLLRPPAVITGGQVLFEGEDVLEMNNARLRDFRWRRMSYVFQSAMNALNPVLTIGDQIADAILAHRPVKKAEAYDRAASLLKLVGIDSSRLSSYPHQLSGGMRQRVVIAIALALDPPMMIMDEPTTALDVVVQKEILQQITELKNKIGFSILFITHDLSLLMEVSTRIAILYAGRLVEVAPASELVRAPRHPYTRGLLNSAPSLRGPRGKLMGIPGSPPDLRALPQGCRFHPRCPEAMAHCRSDAPDVRTFGPDHLSVCHLHTR; the protein is encoded by the coding sequence GTGTCGGACAATAAGACCGCCGTGCAGCCGTTGCTCTCGGTGCGCGACCTCCGGGTGGAGTACATGACGCCCGCGGGGCCGGTGTGCGCCGTGGATGGGGTGTCGTTCGACATCGGCCGGGGCGAGGTGCTGGGCCTGGCCGGCGAGTCGGGCAGTGGCAAGTCGACCGCGGCCCAGGCGCTCTTGCGGCTGTTGCGCCCGCCCGCGGTCATCACCGGCGGCCAGGTCCTCTTCGAGGGCGAGGACGTGCTGGAGATGAACAACGCGCGCCTGCGGGACTTCCGCTGGCGCCGCATGTCCTACGTGTTCCAGAGCGCCATGAACGCGCTCAACCCGGTGCTCACCATCGGCGATCAGATCGCCGACGCCATCCTGGCCCACCGCCCGGTGAAGAAGGCCGAGGCGTATGATCGGGCGGCGTCGTTGCTCAAGCTGGTGGGCATCGACAGCTCGCGCCTGTCCAGCTACCCGCACCAGTTGTCCGGCGGCATGCGCCAGCGCGTGGTGATCGCCATCGCGCTCGCGTTGGATCCGCCGATGATGATCATGGACGAGCCGACGACGGCGCTCGACGTGGTCGTGCAGAAGGAGATCCTCCAGCAGATCACCGAGCTGAAGAACAAGATTGGCTTCTCCATCCTGTTCATCACGCACGACCTGTCGCTGCTCATGGAGGTCTCCACGCGCATCGCCATCCTCTACGCGGGGCGGCTCGTGGAGGTGGCGCCCGCGAGCGAGCTCGTCCGCGCCCCCCGCCACCCGTACACGCGCGGGTTGCTCAACTCGGCGCCCTCGCTCCGGGGTCCCCGCGGCAAGCTCATGGGCATTCCCGGCTCGCCGCCGGACCTGCGCGCGCTGCCCCAGGGCTGCCGGTTCCACCCCCGTTGCCCCGAAGCCATGGCCCACTGCCGCAGCGATGCGCCGGATGTGCGCACCTTCGGTCCCGACCACCTCAGCGTCTGTCACCTGCACACCCGATGA
- a CDS encoding ABC transporter permease encodes MSVPSGQASVAAKAVRRPRSGFIWQLMGNRKAAVGVVIVLFFVLLGVFGPFITADPAAFVSAPHQPPSSEYLLGTTGQGQDVLAQTVAGARTSLAVGFLVGLAVMVIGAAIGMVAGFLGGWVDSVLSLLTNVFLIIPGMPMAVVIAAYLRPGPVTIALVLIITGWAWNARVLRSQVLALREKDFVSAAIVSGEGRARIIFREILPNMTSLLMSGFISATVYAIGAQVGLEFLGIGDVGVVTWGTNLYWASNNAALLTGAWWTVVPTGLCVALIGFALVLVNFGIDEISNPRLRSDPNWSRMLKRNKLEEGLTTPVVRRVGQ; translated from the coding sequence GGCAGGCGAGCGTCGCCGCGAAGGCGGTCCGTCGGCCCCGCTCGGGGTTCATCTGGCAGCTCATGGGCAACCGCAAGGCGGCCGTGGGCGTGGTCATCGTGCTGTTCTTCGTGCTGCTCGGGGTTTTTGGTCCGTTCATCACGGCGGATCCGGCGGCGTTCGTGAGCGCGCCGCACCAGCCGCCCTCGTCCGAGTACCTGCTCGGCACGACGGGGCAGGGGCAGGACGTGCTGGCGCAGACGGTGGCGGGGGCGCGCACGTCCCTGGCGGTGGGCTTCCTGGTGGGCCTGGCCGTGATGGTGATCGGCGCCGCCATCGGCATGGTGGCGGGCTTCCTGGGCGGGTGGGTGGACAGCGTCCTGTCGCTGCTCACCAACGTGTTCCTCATCATCCCCGGCATGCCCATGGCGGTGGTGATCGCCGCCTACCTGCGGCCCGGTCCGGTCACCATCGCGCTCGTGCTCATCATCACCGGCTGGGCCTGGAACGCGCGGGTGCTGCGCTCGCAGGTGCTCGCCCTGCGCGAGAAGGACTTCGTGTCCGCGGCGATCGTGAGCGGCGAGGGCCGCGCGCGCATCATCTTCCGGGAGATCCTCCCGAACATGACGTCGCTGCTCATGAGCGGCTTCATCTCCGCCACGGTCTACGCGATCGGCGCCCAGGTGGGCCTGGAGTTCCTCGGCATCGGGGACGTGGGCGTCGTCACCTGGGGCACCAACCTCTACTGGGCGAGCAACAACGCGGCGCTCCTGACGGGGGCGTGGTGGACGGTGGTGCCCACGGGCCTGTGCGTGGCGCTCATCGGCTTCGCGCTGGTGCTCGTCAACTTCGGCATCGACGAGATCTCCAACCCGCGCCTGCGCTCGGATCCCAACTGGTCGCGCATGCTCAAGCGCAACAAACTCGAAGAGGGGCTCACGACCCCGGTGGTGAGACGTGTCGGACAATAA